Within the Nocardioides humi genome, the region GAGGAGGTCAGCTCGACCTGGCCGGTGCCGTCCTGCAGGCCGCCGTTCCAGGCGGTGCGTCCGGTGCGAGTGGGCATGGTGGTTCCTCTCGATGGGGATCAGTTACCTAGTGCACAAGATAATCGTCCACGAGGTATATTCCAACCATGAGCACGTCCGCCCCCGCCGCGCCGGTCCTCGACGACCTGATCTGCTTCGACCTGTACGCCGCCTCGCGGCAGGTCACCGCGGCGTACCGGCCGATCCTCGCGGAGCTCGGCCTGACCTATCCGCAGTACCTCGTGCTCGTCGTGCTCGGCGGCCACGACGAGATGCTCATCAAGGACGTCGGCCGCCAGCTGCGGCTCGACCACGCCACCCTCTCGCCGCTGCTGCGCCGCCTCGAGCGCGACGGCCTGGTCACCCGCCGCCGCAGCACGTCCGACGAGCGCGCGGTCGTGCTCGCGCTGACCGAGGAGGGGCGGGCGGTGCACGCGCGCTTCGGCGACGTGCACTGCCGGATCGCGGACGCGCTCGGCATCACGGCCGAGCAGGCCGAGCAGCTGCGGACGGCGCTGCGGGCCCTCGCCGGACACCTCGGCGCCGCCTCGATCGCGTGACCACCCTCGCGACCCGCGGCGTCTCCTACCTTTGCGGCGACGACCCCGCCGCCCGGCGCTGACCGGCCCGCCCGGAACCAGCCTCGAGGCTCAGGCGGGCGTCAGCACGCAGTCCGCGAGCACGGGGGAGCCGTCCCGCTCACCGCCCTCGATGGTGGCCGAGCCGATGATCCCGTCGTCCGTGCGCCAGCCCGCGACCCGGATCGTCTCGCCCGGGAACACCACGCCGGCGAACCGCCCGGTGAACCCGCCCACCCGGGTGGCGTCGCCGCCGAGGAGGCCGTCGGTGAGCTCGCGCAGCGCGATGCCGTAGGAGCACAGGCCGTGCAGGATCGGCGCGGGGAAGCCGGCCGCCTTGGCGAAGCCGGGGTCGGCGTGCAGGGGGTTGCGGTCGCCGCAGAGGCGGTACAGCAGGGCCTGCTGCGGCGTCACCGGGTACGACGACAGGTGGTCCGGCTCGCGGTCCGGCACGACGACCGGGATGGAGGAGCCGCGGTCGCCGCCCCAGCCGCCCTCGCCGCGCACGAAGATCGACGAGCGCACCCGCCACAGCTCCTCGCCCGCGCCGTCGGGCCCGGCCGTGGCGACGCCCTCCTGCCAGATGACCGCGGCCTTGCCCTTGTCCCAGACGTCGGTGAGCGTGGTCCGCACCGTCGCCGTCCCCGACGTCGGCAGGGCGCCCGAGACCGTGACCGACTGCGAGCCGTGGACGACCTGGGCGAGGTTGATGTCGCAGCCGGGCAGGTCGAGCGGGGGCGGGTCCGTCTCGTGGAAGGTGGGAGCGACCACGCCGAAGGACGGCAGGACCTGCAGTGCCGCGTCGTCGAGCGTGTACCGCAAGGCCGGGGCCGACAGGTGGTCGCCCGGCCGGCTCCCGGCGCCGATGCCGAGGTGGTAGAGCAGGACGTCGGACTCGGTCCAGGAGAAGGTCCGGGAGCCGAGGTCGGCCCCGATCGCGACGGACGGGTCAATCGGCATGGGCGATGTCCTCTGCTGCGAGATATCCGAACACGATGGCAGGCCCGATCGTGCCACCCGGGCCGGGGTAGGTGTTGCCCATCACGGCAGCCGAGACGTTGCCGGCGGCGTACAGGCCGGGGATGACCGAGCCGTCCTCGCGCAGCACCCGGGCGCGCTCGTCGGTGACCAGGCCGCCCTTGGTGCCGAGGTCGCCGGGCACGATCTTCACTGCGTAGAACGGCCCCTTCTCGATCGGCGCGAGCGAGCAGTTCGGCTTCACGGTCGGGTCGGAGTAGTACCTGTCGTACGCCGACTCGCCGC harbors:
- a CDS encoding MarR family winged helix-turn-helix transcriptional regulator → MSTSAPAAPVLDDLICFDLYAASRQVTAAYRPILAELGLTYPQYLVLVVLGGHDEMLIKDVGRQLRLDHATLSPLLRRLERDGLVTRRRSTSDERAVVLALTEEGRAVHARFGDVHCRIADALGITAEQAEQLRTALRALAGHLGAASIA
- a CDS encoding MaoC/PaaZ C-terminal domain-containing protein, which produces MPIDPSVAIGADLGSRTFSWTESDVLLYHLGIGAGSRPGDHLSAPALRYTLDDAALQVLPSFGVVAPTFHETDPPPLDLPGCDINLAQVVHGSQSVTVSGALPTSGTATVRTTLTDVWDKGKAAVIWQEGVATAGPDGAGEELWRVRSSIFVRGEGGWGGDRGSSIPVVVPDREPDHLSSYPVTPQQALLYRLCGDRNPLHADPGFAKAAGFPAPILHGLCSYGIALRELTDGLLGGDATRVGGFTGRFAGVVFPGETIRVAGWRTDDGIIGSATIEGGERDGSPVLADCVLTPA